In Anolis sagrei isolate rAnoSag1 chromosome 9, rAnoSag1.mat, whole genome shotgun sequence, the following proteins share a genomic window:
- the BCL2L10 gene encoding bcl-2-like protein 10: MMPLSLREETALLVGDYLERRVGLAPAGRAPGRAGETLRRVADELERRERHFFRCAAASALPETGGQVEAAALVWRVAAQMEEEAGGGGGGGLNWGRVVALVVFAGNVAVALAERGQGPAQGQATREGLSEALAAYLAEEKRAWMVEHGGWDGFYHFFNKHGSNATDHNSTISNAIMAAAGFGLAGLAFLLAVR; the protein is encoded by the exons ATGATGCCGCTGTCCCTGCGCGAGGAGACGGCGCTGCTGGTGGGCGACTACCTGGAGCGGCGCGTGGGGCTGGCGCCGGCGGGCCGTGCTCCGGGCCGGGCGGGGGAGACGCTGCGGCGGGTGGCGGATGAGCTGGAGCGGCGGGAGCGGCACTTCTTCCGCTGCGCGGCGGCCAGCGCGCTCCCGGAGACGGGCGGGCAGGTGGAGGCGGCGGCGCTGGTGTGGCGGGTGGCGGCGCAGATGGAGGAGGaggccggcggcggcggcggagggggcCTGAACTGGGGGCGCGTGGTGGCGCTGGTGGTCTTCGCCGGGAACGTGGCGGTGGCGCTGGCGGAGCGCGGGCAGGGGCCGGCCCAGGGCCAGGCCACCCGCGAGGGCCTCTCCGAGGCGCTGGCCGCCTACCTGGCCGAGGAGAAGCGCGCCTGGATGGTCGAGCACGGCGGATGG GACGGCTTCTACCACTTCTTCAACAAGCATGGCTCCAACGCGACTGACCATAACAGTACCATAAGCAACGCCATCATGGCGGCGGCCGGCTTTGGCCTGGCCGGCTTGGCCTTCCTCCTGGCTGTGCGATAA